A single genomic interval of Croceibacter atlanticus HTCC2559 harbors:
- a CDS encoding 2TM domain-containing protein → MFSKNTKSKDLDRDQRELFEHAQDRIKQKKRLTQHFVIFLAGSILLIVINVVLGYGKDVKLFGADWFVWAILLWTFFFLVHALNVVITNKFMGKDWEQKQMDKLVEKQKKKIEEMRQKVAVDMPVPEKKSNLQNQRPTDPNLPLNS, encoded by the coding sequence ATGTTTTCTAAAAATACCAAATCTAAAGACTTAGACAGAGATCAACGCGAGCTTTTTGAACATGCTCAAGATCGCATAAAACAGAAAAAAAGACTTACACAACACTTTGTTATTTTCTTAGCAGGCTCTATTTTACTTATAGTTATTAATGTGGTATTGGGCTATGGAAAAGATGTAAAGCTTTTTGGAGCAGATTGGTTTGTATGGGCTATTTTACTCTGGACATTCTTCTTCTTGGTTCACGCACTAAACGTTGTAATTACCAACAAGTTTATGGGTAAAGATTGGGAGCAAAAACAAATGGATAAATTAGTAGAAAAGCAAAAGAAAAAGATTGAAGAAATGCGCCAAAAGGTTGCTGTAGATATGCCTGTTCCAGAAAAAAAAAGCAATCTTCAAAACCAGAGGCCTACAGATCCCAACCTACCACTAAACTCATAA
- a CDS encoding dihydrofolate reductase — MLTMIAAAAENNALGKDGDLVWHLPDDFKRFKKLTTGHHIIMGRKTFESFPKPLPNRTHIVITRNRDYTKEGCIVVHNLEDALKIAEEDTQPFIIGGGEIYKLALNASEKIELTRVHDTFEADAFFPEIDLSKWELMNEEFHEIDERHSVSFTYLTYVKKTAS, encoded by the coding sequence ATGCTTACCATGATTGCTGCTGCAGCAGAAAATAATGCCTTAGGTAAAGACGGCGACTTAGTTTGGCACTTGCCAGACGACTTTAAAAGATTTAAAAAACTTACAACTGGCCATCACATTATTATGGGCAGGAAAACCTTTGAGTCTTTTCCTAAACCTTTACCAAACCGAACTCATATTGTAATTACTAGAAACAGAGATTACACTAAAGAAGGCTGTATTGTTGTTCATAATTTAGAAGATGCCTTAAAAATTGCCGAAGAAGACACACAGCCATTTATTATTGGTGGCGGAGAAATTTATAAACTTGCTCTAAATGCTTCTGAAAAAATTGAACTTACAAGAGTTCATGATACGTTTGAAGCAGATGCCTTTTTTCCAGAAATAGATCTTTCTAAATGGGAGCTCATGAACGAAGAGTTTCACGAAATAGATGAACGCCACAGCGTTTCATTTACATACCTTACTTATGTTAAGAAAACAGCTTCTTAA